AATAATATTGAACTTACGTTAGACGGTGTAATTGATTTTATTAATCACCGTCACAAGGATCTTGAAAGTGATTATAAAGTTTTTAAAGAACAGTTTGTAGTCTGTTGGGCGGGTAATAAGAAGGTGGTCAATGGTGTTACCTATTATTATCGTGTTGATATAGAATTGATCAACGAGCAAGTAAAACTCTTCTATTCAAATTTAGATGAGGTAACTATAACCTATGACAATGATTCTTTTTCCACAATAGAGTTTGTGCAATTGGGCTTGGGCGCAAAGCAAAAATATTACCCGTTAGAAAAGGTTGTCATTAATTTTAGTGAAAATGGCACCTATCAAATTAAAAGCGATTTGTTGTTTGATCCACCTGTACATGATAAAGAGGAATTGAAGAAAATCTATGAAAGTAACAATGCCTTGGTGATTAAGGCAAAGAAAAATGTAGAACTGACCATTGCAGAAATAAAGCAATTAAAATATTTGGCAGATTCTTATTTGATATGTTTTTTAAACGGATTTGAAGAAGCAAAGGAGCGCATGGAAAAAGCAAGACAGATTTTAAAACCTAAGTATCCTAATATAAATGCTTCGCTCAAAGAAGCACTTCGTGTTTTACGAAAAGTTAAATATTCTTAATCCACAGTTGCTCGTAGGGTTTTAAAGGTAATTCGTTACGTATTAATTCTAATGTTTTTCCGGAAAGCAAATCAGTAGATTTTTTGCCCGTGTGAATACCTATAGAAAGTAGCCAGCCTACGTTTATCATCTCGGTGACCTCGTTAAAATTACTCAGTACCCAAATAGTTTCGTTTTTATTGGTACGTTCAAAAACGAATATATGTTCATTAGGGCAACCATGTACTTTAAGGTCGTTAGTGTCGGCAAATACGCTATGCTCTTTTCGTATGCGGATCATATCTTTTAATCCGTTATAAACTATAGAGGGGGCACTTTTTATATCTTTTTCAATTTTAGAAACTACATCCCAATTTTGTATAGGTCTGTTAACCCACCTATTGTCATTTATATGCTCTTGGTTTTGCTCATAGCTATAATCATTTAAAGTGGCGATTTCATCACCAGCATAAATCATGGGTATTCCACCGTAGGTTAAAATTATGCCGTGCATCATTAAAATTTTAGCGATGGCATAGTCAATAATTTTATCATTCTTTTGCTCAAGTGCGGTTTCTAAACCTAATAAGGATGCGGCACTTCCGGTTATTCTACCATCTCCATTTTTAGGGTTGTACATGAACATGAGCCCTTTTGCTGGCGACCAATCTAACTTTCCACAATAATAGTTAAGAATAAACTGTTTGTGTGCCGTAGGGTCATAACCCATAGCCCTTACAAAATCATCATCATAGCCAAGACCAATATCATCATGACAGCGTATGTAATTGATCCAAGTGGCATCCTCTGGTTTTGTAGGAATATCAGAAACGCTTTTTACCAATAAAGAGGCTTTTTTGGTGGCTATTGAATTCCAAAGCAACGCCATTAAAGAGGCGTTGTAAGCAACTTCACATTCATTACCGGTTAATATGCCTTCCCCAAAATACTTTATAATATTTCTAGGAGCTACAATAGCTTCCGCTAAAAGAATAACACCAGGTGCCACAACTTGTAAGCACATTCTAAAAAGGGAAATTAGGGTATGGGCTTCCGGTAAATTTTGTGACAGTGTACCTAGTTTTTTCCATAGAAAGGCAAGAGCATCAAAACGGATAACATCTACCCCCAAATTTGCAAGTCCAACTAAATTACTGAGCATTTCAATGAACACTTCTGGGTTTCTATAATTTAAATCCCATTGGTAACTATTGAAACAGGTCATTACCCATTTTTCCATTTCAGGGCAATAGGTAAAATTACCAGGTGCAGATTGCGGAAAAATTTCGGGCATGGTTTTTTCAAACTCGTCAGGGATATGACGGTCAGGGTAGGTATAGTAATAGTTTTGATAATGTAGATCACCTTCTTTTGCTTTTTGTGCCCACTCAAATTCATCTGAAGTATGGTTAACAACAAAATCAAGCATTAAGAACATATTGTTTTTACGTGCCTTTTTGGTGAAATCCAAAAAATCTGCCTTGGTACCATACTTACTATCAATATCATGATAGCTGTTTACGGCATAACCGCCGTCATTTTCACCATCTGGCCGGGTGGTAATAGGCATTAGATGTAGAAAATTAATTCCTAGATCATCAAAATAAGGCAGTTTATCTTTAAGTCCGTTAATGTCTTTGTTAAACCTATCAACATACATTTGCATACCCACCATTTGTTCGCTTTGGTACCAATTACCAGAATTTAAACGGTCAATGTCTTGATTTTGCAGTTCTCTTGGTCGGTTTTTAAAGAGTGATTCTAAGGTGTTTAACAGCGTATTGAAAAATACTTTGTGTTCTTTCTCTTGGTATAAAGAGAAAAATTGGGTTTTAATAAGAGAAATGTTTGTAGCTAACCTCTGATCAAACAAAGATTGGGTACTTCTCTTCTTTTGGTCCCTAGAGGCCAACAATCTTAATAATTCCGCCTGGTTCATATTAAGAATCTAATTGTTGTAAAGTAGGTAGGGATTCTATTGCGCCAAAGTTTTCTGTAGTGATGGCGCCGGCTTTATTAGCTCTGGCAACCATGTTGGTCAATAGGTTTTCGTTTGTAAGTAAGTCTTCAAAATTTGAGTATTGCGCAATTTGTTGAAGAAAGCAGCCAATGAAAGCGTCACCTGCGCCTGTAGTGTCTTTTGGGGAGACTTTTATACTAGGTATGGTCTTCTTGAATTTTTCGGTACTTAATAATGTACCTTCTCCACCAAGGGTAACAACTATAATTTTTGTTCCCATTTCATGAAAAATTTGGCAAGCATCTTCAAGGTCCTCTTTACCTGAAAGAAGTTGGGCTTCTTCAAGGCTAAATTTGCATAAATGAGATTTTTCAATAAAAGGATGGCATTTTCTAATAAATACGTCCTCTTTATTTTTCCAAAGGTCAACTCTATAATTAGGGTCAAAACTTATAATGGCATTTTTGGTAAGACCATCAAAAAGATATCTGCTATAAGTTTCCTCTAACGGACCTCCCAATAAAGCTGTTGCAGCACCAAAGTGTATTATATTATTATCAAAATTTGATTTTAGTGAAGAATCATAGGTAAGCTCTTTATCTGCACCACGGCTAAACACAAAATCTCTTTCACCATCTTCGGCAATAGAAACAAAAGCTAGAGTAGTGAAGGTATCGCTTTTCTGTGCTAACGAAATATCTACTTTTTCATTTTCAAGAATACGCAATAGAAAAGACCCAAATGGATCATTGCCAACTGCACCAACGAAGAAGCTATCACCACCAAGCTTACTAATGGCACAAGCTACATTGGCAGGTGCACCACCTGCTTTTTTGGAAAATTCTTTTGCTTTTGATAAATCTTTGCCTTGGTTCTCGGCAACAAAATCAATCAGCAATTCACCAATACAAAAAACCTTTTTCATAGTACAAAAAGAAAATTAGGAGGTCTAAGTTAAATAGAAATGGTCGCTTCAGCCTAAATAATCTTAAATAAATATTAAATTATAGTTGTGTGCGGTTTATTTTTATGATTTATTACCCAAGGTATTTTGGGTCTGTTGCCTAATTGCATATCTTGAATTGCACATTTTTAAAACACAAACCGACTATGAGCATATTTGATGAAATTAAGAAAAAACTAAGTCATGAATTTATTGACATAGTAGAATGGTTAGATACTAGCAATGATACCATTGTACATAGATTTGAGCGTTATCAAAACGAAATTAAGAATAACGCAAAACTGATCGTAAGGGAAGGGCAAACCGCAGTTTTTATAAATGAAGGGCAGTTGGCAGATGTTTTTAAACCTGGTACGTACACACTAAACACCCAAAACCTACCTATTCTTACAACGTTAAAAGGATGGAAATACGGATTTGATAGTCCGTTCAAGGCAGAGGTATATTTCGTAAATACCCGTTTGTTTACAGATGAGAAATGGGGAACTAAAAATCCGTTCATGCTTAGTGATGACCGGTTTGGTCTGGTAGAAATACGTGCTTTTGGCACTTATAGTTTTAGAATAAGTGATCCAGGTAAGTTTGTAGTAGATGTAGTGGGTACCGATGGTAATTTTACCAATTATGAAGTAAACGAACATTTAAAAAGTTTAATTGTAACCCGATTTACAGATACTGTTGGTGAAGCCAATTTACCTATAGAGTTATATGCGGCCAATACCAGTGAACTCTCTGAAACTTGCCAAGAGGTTATGCAACCTGAGTTCAATAGGGTAGGTATAGAATTAGAGCGATTCTACATTGAGAATGTGTCTATGCCAGAAGAACTTAAAAAGGAAATTTTTGAGTACAGCCGTTTAGATAAATTGGACATGGGTAAACTGGCACAGTTCAAAGCGGCCAAGGCTATGGAGCTGGCAGCAAAGAACGAAGGCGGTACTGCAGGTGCTGGCATGGGCATGGGCATGGGTTTTGTGCTGGCTCAGCAAATGGGTGGTCTAATGGGGCAACCGGCAACACAGCCAATTGGTGGTCAAGCAGTACAACAACCACAGGCGCCACCACCAATACCAGCACAGGTTAGTTATTTCTATGCCGTAAACGGTCAGCAGCTGGGCCCTGTTTCTTTTGAGAAATTAAAGGAGCTCTTTGCAAGTAGAACCATTAATAGAGACTCCTTAATTTGGAAACAAGGAATGGAAAATTGGGCGGCACTTAAAGAAATTGAGGAGTTAAAATCTTTCTTGGGTGGTAATACACCACCACCTTTACCAACGGTCTAAAAAATGTAAAAAAATTACTGGACAATCTTTCTTTTTTTAGATAAGGTATACTCTCTATGGACGATATTCAACAATCGGAATATAAAAAAGCGTGCGCCAATTGTGGGGCAGAACTTAAATTTAAGCCAGGTTCCCATCAACTTACCTGCGAATATTGTGGTTATGAAGAATTTATTGAACAATCTAAGAGCAGTTTTGAAGAACTAGAACTAGAGCACTACTTAAAAATTGTTGGTGAAAATGCATATACGGACACCATTGAGTTATTGCATTGTAAAAATTGTGGGGCAAACCAGCATGTAGAGGAAAACTATAAATCATTAAATTGTGTGTACTGTAGTGAACCTTTAATACGGGAAGACGTTGAAAAAGAAGGTTGGATCTTGCCCGGTGCCTTGGTGCCGTTTGAATTGGATGCAAAGAAGGCACAATCTATTTTTAAATCTTGGGTAGGCAAAATTTGGTTTGCACCGGATAATTTGAAAAAAGCAGCATTAGATCCAGAAGGTTTGCATGGTCTTTATATTCCTTACTGGACTTTTGATGCCAGTCTTTTTGCGTCTTATCAAGGGCAAAGAGGAGATTATTATTACGAAAATCAGACCTATAATAGTGATAAGGGCAAAAGAACTAGAAGGGTTCGTAAAACAAGATGGACGTATGCTTCTGGTAAAGTAGATGGGTTTGTTGATGACATCTTGATCAGTGCATCGGAAAAAAAGAGAAAAGAAATACCGTCAAAGGTTGCTTTTTGGAACCTAAAGGATTTAGTGGTATTCAACTCCAAATATTTATCGGGGTTTGTAACAGAGAAATATACCGTTTCATTAAAAGAAGGTCATCATAAGTCTTTTCAAGAAGCCAAAAATATAGCCTATAACTGGATCAGAAGAGACATTGGTGGCGATACCCAACGAGTGGCAAATGCCGACATTAAATTATCTAACGAGAAATTTAAACATATTCTGCTTCCTGTTTATATAAGCTCCTACAGATATGAGGGAAAGGAATATAACTTTTATATAAATGGACAAACCGGGGTGCTTAGCGGAAATAGGCCATATTCATTCTGGAAAATCTTCTTTTTAGTACTTTTTATACTTGTCATAATCACCATAATTGCGATTTTTGCTAAATGAATATAAATAGAACACTGGTTGTAGGTGACATTCATTCGGGCTTACAAGCGTTAAAACAAGTGCTTAGTAAAGCAGCTGTAACAGAACACGATACTATAATATTTTTAGGGGATTATATAGATGGATGGAGTGAAGCGGTAGAAACTATTGATTACCTTCTAGAATTAAAGAAAAAATACAATTGCATATACCTAAGGGGCAATCATGATGAACTTTGCTATGAATGGTTGACAGGTAAAGCGGATAACCCAACTTGGTTTATGCATGGTGGTGAAGCTACTTCCAATTCTTACGCCAATATTTCTAGCAAGGATAAAGAGATTCATCTCAATTTTTATGAAAGTCTAGAGAATTATCACTTAGATACCGAAAATAGGTTGTTTTTACATGCAGGATTTACTAACTTAAAAGGAATTGAGCATGAATATTTTACAAAAACGTTTTACTGGGACCGTACCTTATGGGAGCTAGCTCTTTCTCTGAACAAAAATTTAGAAGAAGATCATATACATTACCCAAAACGACTAAAGAATTATTCTGAGATCTATATTGGTCATACACCAGTAACAAGAATTGGTAAAACTACACCGCAAAAAGCGGCCAATGTTTGGAATATTGACACAGGTGCAGCTTTCAAAGGACCTTTGACCATTTTCAATGCAGATTCAAAAGAATACTGGCAAAGCGATCCCGTACATACGTTTTACCCTAATGAAAAGGGTAGAAACTAAGAAAACAGTTAACTTTACTAAAAATGGATTGTTTAAATGACGATCTTTGATAAAAAATAAACTATGTCTACTAAAAATATAAGATTAGAAGTGATGCAGGCTTTAGAGCCTCAGGTAGAAGGATTTATGGATTCTTTCCTTATTAAACCAGAGGATATATGGCAGCCTACGGATTTTTTACCAAATTCTGAAAAAGATACATTTTTACAAGAAGTAAAAGATATTAGAGAAGAGTCTAAAGAACTTGGTTATGATTTTTGGGTAACCATGGTAGCGGATACGATAACTGAAGAAGCTTTGCCAACCTATGAATCTTGGTTGATGGATGTAGTAGGTATAGACCAACATGGTGATCATAAGACCAATGGTTGGGCAAAATGGGTAAGAGCTTGGACAGCAGAAGAGAATAGACATGGCGATGTGTTGAACAAGTATCTATATTTATCCGGTAGGGTAAATATGAGAGAAATAGAGTTGACCACCCAACATTTAATTTCAGACGGTTTTGATATTGGTACGGATCGTGACCCTTATAAGAACTTTGTATATACCTCTTTTCAAGAATTGGCTACCAATATTTCACACAAGCGTGTTGGGCAAATGGCTAAGAAGAAAGGAAATACCCTGTTAGGTAAAATGTGTACAATTATTGCAGGTGATGAAATGAGACACCACTTGGCATATAGAGAATTCGTTAAGACTATTTTTGGCGAAGATCCATCTGGTATGATGATTGCCTTCGCAGATATGATGAAGAAGAAGATTGTAATGCCTGCTCATTTTTTAAGGGAGTCCGGTGGTACAATTGGATCGGCATTTGAGAATTTTTCAAATTGCGCACAACGTTTAGGTGTATATACAGCACAGGATTATGTAGATATATTAAGCAAATTAAATGCTTATTGGCAGTTAGATTCTGTACGTTCTTTAAATGAGGAAGCAGAAAAGGCTCGTGATTATTTAATTAAATTACCGGCAAGGTTAGAGCGAATTGCGGAAAGAATGAAATTTCCAGAAGATCAATATCACTTTAAGTGGGTAGAAGCTAATGGAGCATTATAAAATAAAAAATCCCGATAATTCATTATCGGGATTTTTTTTGCTAAACGGTGATTTATAGTTTACCGTGTTTATGCTCATCTTGCCATTTAACAAGTTCTGTCCATTTACCTTCATAACACATTTTAGCTTGCATTGGCCAAGATGCCGGGTCGTGTATCTTATACCGTGTTCCACCTGTATCCAATATTTTCTGACAATCTTCAAGACTGGCTTCAGAAAGTGCTTTCCAGGTTTTAATACCATGGTCTTTGAACATACCTTCAATTTTTGGACCAATACCTTCTACAAGTTTTAAATCGTCTTGTTTAACGGTTTTGCCAAAAGCAGCTTTTGCAGCGGCGCCATCAAAAGCTAAGGCGCTACTTGTAGCGGCACCGGCGGCAAATGATGCTGCTGTAGCAGAAGCACCAAGATTTGTGCTTGTCGTTGGCGGTACGGCTTTGCTAGCGGCAATTACCTTTTGGTTACAGGCATCTAAATCGGCTTTTAATTTAGTGTTGCTAGCCTTTAAGTTGTTCAATTCTGCCAATTGGGCGTTTAACTTTGTATTATTGGCTTTAAGACTGTTTATTTCAGCAGAGTTGTCAATTACTTTGGTAGAACCTTTACCGAGTAGATAACCTAAAATACCGCAGATAAGACCTACTAACAATGGAATTATCCAGCACCAAATACTCATATTTTCAAAATTCATGATTTTACTTATTTATAGGATTAGTGTATGTTTTAATTTAATGTAATAACTGTTCTTCTATTTTTTTCTCTGCCTTCTTCGGTAGTATTTGTTGCAATAGGTTGGGTCTGCCCTTTGGATGTAGCAATGATTTTACTTTCAGCTATACCGTTTTGCATTAGATAGTTTTTGGCGAATTCTGCCCTGTCTTGCCCTAGCCTCATGTTAGTACTTGCTTGTCCAGTAGCATCGGTATGGCCTACAACACTTACTGTTGCATCTTCAACTTTATCTATATATCTAGAAATATCTGCAACCTTTTGGCGCTGCTCGGCATCTAGGTAAATAGAAGCTTCTGCAGTATTAAAGTAAAGTATTAACGGGTCGGCCTTAATTTTCTCATAAAGGGCATTAAGGTCATCCTTTTCATTAACAGATCGCTCTTCAATATCAAAAGAAGCCGCACCCCAATAGGTATTTTCTTTAGGTACCATGTCATCCATTAGTTTGCCCAAAGTATTTATTTGTGCAGTAGAAATACCTTTAGATGCTAAATCATTTTTTATGGCATTGGCTCTTGCTAAACCTAAATTAGGAAACGCTGAGTTGTTCTCTTCTTCACTTGTGTAATAACCGGTGACATTGACTACGTTGCCATCATTTGCTTCTAAATAGCTCTTAAGACCATTAATGCCTTTTGTAAGGTTGGCGCTTAAAGGCATTAAAATAGCATTGGAAGAGACATTAAAATTGTAGTTGTCATTGGTATTATAGGCAAATCCGTTTGCATCAATGGCAAAAGGGTAAGATGTTGCCGAGGGTTCTTTTACGATTACTTTTTCTTTAGCGGGTTCTTCATGCGTACTTGTTGCATTACATTCGCTACAACAAGTGATAAAGAAATAAGTACCTATTAGAATGGTAATCAACATACCTAATAAATACGTTATTGTTTTTGTCATTATTAATACTGTTTAGTGTTTAGCCCACAATTTATTAAAAAAATCTTAAAAATGTTAAATCATTTGAGCCTAATTGCCTTACAGTCAATCATTATAGTAATAACAGTTATGTAGCGTATAGTACCAAGTATACGATCAGTTGGTGAGATTGTAAAAAAAGTTAATCATGCAACAACTATTAATTGCAATTTTGCGTAAGTATTTAAATGGTATGCATCTCCCCACAAAGTTTGGGCATTGATTATACAATTTAAAGTTTTGAGTTAGTTGGTTAAAAAATCCTGTCTTCAATATGTCGACAGGATTTTTTTATGTTCAATAGTTTATAAAGTAGGTTTCCATCTATACAATTTTTACATGAATTTGTACAGATTTCACACCATTAAAGGATACAATTTGTTAGCTTGAAACAGCTGTATTTGTATTGAAAATGAAGAAAAAAGTAAAAAAGTGTTTTAATTTTCTTTGCATGTTTATCGTACTGGGCACTCAAACTTTATTACATGGAAGTTGGTCTCATGAACCACCAAATAGAAAAGCTGCTTAGTTAATAAACATGCAAAAGAAAATATGATTTGATTATAGGTCGAATTTTATTCCCTGAGCCAATGGCAGTTCGGTAGTAAAATTAATGGTATTGGTCTGTCTTCTCATATACACTTTCCATGCATCTGAACCACTTTCACGACCACCGCCAGTTTCTTTTTCTCCACCAAAGGCACCGCCGATTTCTGCGCCAGAGGTACCAATGTTTACATTAGCTATACCGCAATCACTGCCCCAAGCAGAAAGAAAACGTTCTGCCTCTCTTAAATTATTGGTCATAATTGCAGATGACAGCCCTTGAACAACTCCATTTTGAATGGCGATGGCATTTTCAACGTCACCGGAATATTTTAAAAGATAGAGAACAGGTGCGAAAGTTTCGTGCTGAACAATTTCAAAATCATTACTTGCCTCTGCAATGGCAGGTTTAACATAACAACCACTTTCATAGCCTTCACCATCTAAAACACCACCCTCAACAATTAATTTACCACCTTCTTCAACTACCTTTTTCAAAGCATTTTTATAATGTGAAACAGCATCAGTATCAATCAATGGTCCTACGTGGTTATTCTCATCTAATGGATTACCTATTCTTAATTGCTGGTAAGCGGCAACAACGGCATCTTTCACTTTGTCATACATAGATTCATGAATAATCAATCTTCTGGTTGAAGTACAACGTTGCCCAGCCGTTCCTACGGCACCAAAAACGGCACCGATAACGGTCATTTTTAAATCGGCATCCGGTGTAACAATAATAGCATTGTTTCCGCCCAACTCCAATAGAGATTTTCCAAGACGGGCGGCAACTGCTTGGGCAACTATCTTACCCATTCTAATTGAACCCGTAGCGGATACCAACGGTATTCTATTATCTTGGGTCATAAGTTCACCAATCTTATAATCGCCGTTTATTAGGCAGGAAATTCCTTCGGGTAGGTTATTTGCCTTAAAAACTTCAGCAGCAATGTTTTGGCAGGCTACACCACATAAAGGGGTTTTTTCTGATGGCTTCCAAACACAAACATCACCACAGATCCATGCCAACGCTGTATTCCATGCCCATACGGCAACCGGAAAGTTAAAGGCGGAAATAATACCCACTACACCAAGTGAATGGTATTGCTCGTACATTCTATGCCCAGGTCTTTCAGAATGCATGGTCAATCCGTGCAATTGTCGAGAAAGACCAACGGCAAAATCGCAGATATCTATCATTTCTTGCACTTCTCCTAAACCTTCTTGGTAGCTTTTTCCCATTTCATAGGAAACCAGTTTTCCAAGGGGCTCTTTTAGCTCTCTAAGTTTGTCACCAAATTGTCTTACAATTTCGCCACGTTGAGGTGCGGGTTTTGTTCTCCATTGCTTAAAAGCAGTGGTAGCAGAAGACATTACTTTTTCATAATCTTCTTTTGTGGTCGTTTTTACCTTTGCAATTAAAGATCCGTCTACAGGTGAGTAAGATGAGATAATATCTCCTGAGGAGAAATGATCTGATCCGGTTGATGTACCGTCATTTACCTCTTTAATTCCAAGTGCCTTAAGGGCATCATGTATTCCAAAATCTGCTGCTATTTTTGACATTTTATAACTTTTTACGCAATTAATGTTAGATATATTACAAAAATACAAAGAATTTTGTCTTTAGGAAGAACTAATTACAACTAGGCAAATTTGACCATCAACCATAGAATAATACCTGCCAAGGCAGGTACACTCTGTACAATAAATATCTTTTTGCTTACCGAAACGGCACCGTACATACCGGCGACAGTAACACAGCCTAAAAAGAAAAGGGCTACGTTACATGACCAGTTACCATCAGAAATCAGTAAGGACCAAATTAACCCTGCTGCCAAAAAACCATTGTAAAGTCCTTGGTTTGCCGCCATTTGTTTAGTGGGTATAAATAAATCTTTCGGGAAATTTTTAAACACCTTTCTACCGGTAGTGGTCCATGCGAACATTTCTATCCATAAGATGTAAACATGAATAAATGCTACAAGTACTGTAATTATTTTAGCTAATACTATCATTCTTCCTTGGCAATAAAACGTTCGTCAACAGACATTACCGTGCCGCAATTATCACATGTTCTCAATTCTTTTGAACTGTAAAAATGTTTAAAGTGTGCTAAAAAATCTTTTTCTATGTCATGAAGGGTGAAATAGGCTTCATAGAGTTTATGATTACAATTGTCACAAAACCAAAGCAAACCATCATCAACATTCATGCTAGCTCGTTTTCTTTCAATGACCAAGCCAATAGATCCCTCTTTGCGAACAGGAGAATGTGGCACTTTAGCAGGATGTAAATACATATCTCCCGGACCTAATTTCATGGTCCTTTTTTTACCGTCTTCT
The sequence above is a segment of the Maribacter dokdonensis DSW-8 genome. Coding sequences within it:
- a CDS encoding 3-hydroxyanthranilate 3,4-dioxygenase, with translation MSIQAPFNLNKWIEDNRALLKPPVGNKNLYKDAGDYIVMIVAGPNARKDYHYNETEELFYQLEGNIEVHIQEDGKKRTMKLGPGDMYLHPAKVPHSPVRKEGSIGLVIERKRASMNVDDGLLWFCDNCNHKLYEAYFTLHDIEKDFLAHFKHFYSSKELRTCDNCGTVMSVDERFIAKEE